In Candidatus Hydrogenedentota bacterium, the following proteins share a genomic window:
- a CDS encoding metallophosphoesterase produces the protein MRVSRRQFLACCAVGAAGTAFGLEDSGAEAFTFAAINDMHVTDTASAALLDKAVAHINADARIRFVAALGDMATMGQTEELAAAKTSLDRLKPRYFAVPGNHDVAMQPDNPFGNYRSVFGDPHWVHEDGGWAFIGFNSCELALSDVTVSPEEVAWLKEQAARVDAKRPIAIFCHHPLNPNTRQYRIRNADDILAVFAGRALKLAAAGHWHGNQVEEQEGVLFTTTACCSTTRNNFDGTSEKGYRLFHLTGGTAATEFVPVA, from the coding sequence ATGCGCGTATCGCGAAGACAATTTCTCGCATGCTGTGCCGTGGGTGCGGCTGGAACGGCCTTTGGCCTCGAAGACAGCGGCGCGGAAGCATTTACCTTCGCCGCGATTAACGATATGCACGTCACGGACACGGCAAGTGCGGCGCTGCTCGACAAGGCGGTGGCGCACATCAACGCCGACGCGCGCATCCGCTTCGTGGCCGCGCTTGGCGACATGGCCACCATGGGCCAGACGGAAGAACTGGCCGCCGCGAAGACGTCGCTGGACCGGCTCAAGCCCCGCTATTTCGCCGTGCCGGGCAACCACGATGTCGCCATGCAGCCGGACAACCCCTTCGGCAATTACCGGAGCGTGTTCGGAGACCCGCACTGGGTCCACGAAGACGGCGGCTGGGCGTTTATCGGCTTCAACTCGTGCGAACTCGCGCTGAGCGACGTCACCGTGAGCCCCGAAGAAGTCGCGTGGCTGAAAGAACAGGCTGCGCGGGTCGACGCGAAGCGGCCCATCGCGATCTTCTGCCACCATCCGCTCAATCCGAATACGCGCCAATACCGCATCAGGAATGCGGACGATATTTTGGCCGTGTTCGCGGGACGCGCCCTGAAGCTGGCCGCCGCGGGACATTGGCACGGCAATCAGGTTGAAGAGCAGGAAGGCGTGTTGTTCACCACCACGGCCTGTTGCAGCACAACGCGCAACAATTTCGACGGAACATCCGAGAAAGGCTACCGGCTCTTCCACCTGACCGGGGGAACGGCGGCGACGGAGTTCGTACCCGTCGCCTGA